From one Bombyx mori chromosome 5, ASM3026992v2 genomic stretch:
- the LOC101736550 gene encoding lipase member H-A gives MKLFIALAGLVTLCSGVAIPTIPGDNSHYVEGESRYIWMPDGEGVPQLVDLHEPIDYELLGSRSGANNQYWLFTRQNQNNRQVLVNGNINSVRNSHYRANRGTVVIVHGWNNNGNTQMNPLIRSAFLAVQDVNVIVVDWHRLANSNYNTAAAGVPDVGRALGNFLVWLINNAGGNWNQVHLIGFSLGAHVVGNAGRQAGGRPARVTGLDPAGPQWGGNSNALNRNAGHYVECIHTDGRALGIFNPSGDADFYPNGGRNPQPGCRINTCSHGRATELMASSVRTNHLVGRRCGNIWEAELSNCNGGTLHMGNGNFGKRGSGLYGLRTRNAWPF, from the exons TATGCTCTGGAGTAGCTATCCCTACGATTCCCGGAGACAATAGTCACTATGTAGAGGGAGAAAGCCGTTACATCTGGATGCCTGATGGTGAAGGTGTTCCGCAGCTAGTGGACCTGCATGAACCCATCGACTATGAATTACTGGGCTCCAGAAGCGGCGCCAATAATCAGTACTGGCTTTTCACCAG ACAGAACCAAAACAATCGCCAGGTGCTTGTGAACGGCAACATCAACTCCGTGAGGAATTCACACTACCGCGCCAACCGAGGTACCGTTGTCATCGTCCACGGATGGAACAACAATGGCAACACCCAGATGAACCCTCTCATCAGATCCGCCTTCCTTGCCGTTCAAGACGTGAATGTCATCGTTGTTGACTGGCACAGACTTGCTAATTCAAACTACAATACTGCCGCCGCTGGCGTCCCGGATGTCGGTCGCGCCCTCGGCAACTTTTTGGTTTGGCTCATCAACAATGCTGGAGGCAATTGGAACCAAGTGCATCTTATTGGCTTCAGTTTAGGTGCTCACGTCGTTGGTAATGCCGGACGCCAAGCCGGTGGTCGCCCCGCACGCGTTACAg GTTTGGACCCCGCCGGACCACAGTGGGGAGGAAACTCTAACGCACTCAACCGCAATGCTGGTCATTACGTCGAATGCATCCACACGGACGGGCGTGCTCTTGGTATTTTCAACCCCAGCGGTGATGCCGACTTCTACCCGAATGGCGGCAGGAACCCCCAACCCGGATGCCGGATCAACACCTGCTCACACGGTCGCGCCACTGAATTAATGGCATCCAGTGTTCGTACTAACCACTTGGTTGGAAGACGCTGTGGTAACATCTGGGAAGCCGAGCTTTCCAACTGCAATGGTGGAACTTTGCATATGGGCAACGGAAACTTTGGGAAGCGCGG